TGCCAGTGCGATTACCAGAACACCAACGGCACCTTAAGTTTTATCGGTACCGATGGCGAAAAAGACACCATAACCATTTCTACCACAGATGATGCCTTGCTTGAATCAACAGAAAGTTTTGTGGTCAATTGTCGAACATCAGCAATACGCTGGTAACCGACGAGGACAACCAGGCGACAGCCACGATAACGATAACGACAGCGCGGAACTTAGCGTTTCAGACCGCAGCGTAAGCGAAGGCGGCAACCTTTTATTTACAGTAGCTTTAAGTGGCGATGTACAGGGCTCCTTTACCATTGATTATGCCAGCAACGATGTAACGGCCAGCAGTATCGGGTCAATCGACTATGCGGCCAGCACCGGCAGCCTGAGCTTTTCGGGTACCGATGGCGAGATCAAAACAATCAGCATCTCCAGTACCAACAACAATATTCTGGAGCCTGATGAAAGCTTTGAGTTGAACTTTACGGACATCTCCAATGAGTTGGTATCGTTGATGCCCAGGCTATTGGTACGATAGAAGATAACGACCCCGCAACGCTTACTTAACCGGTTTTACAGCTACCGAGGGCGATGTAAATGCCACCGATAGTTTTGTTGTGAGCCTTACCCGCCAGGCACAGTACGATGTGGAAGTAAACTTTACCACCACAGCCGGAACCGCCACCGAGGTTACCGACTATATAGTAACACATAGCGGCGTTACCATTCCGGCAGGGGCAACCAGTGTAAAACCTACCATTAACCATTGTAGGCGACAGGTTGCCGAAGCCCAGGAAAGTTTTACCGCAACAATTCTGAATCGGAATACAATAACCAGGATGTATTGCCGGTACCCTATCGCTGCCAGTCACCATTAACGATAACGACGCTGCGGTGGTAAGTATTACACTCCATCGGCAGTTGACGAAGGCGAAACCATCACATTTAGCATCTCAGTAGATAAAGCTGTTGAGGGCGGGTTCGATTGTAAGTTTTGCCACCCTTGACAACACAGCAGAAGCCGGCTCGGACTACAGCTCCGTATCGGATACGATAAGCTTACAGGTACGCCCGGCGAAATCCATAGCTTTACTGTTGCCAGCAGCGAAGATGCCATCAGGGAGTTAAATGAAACCTTTACGGTAAGCCTGAATGAGATTCTGGAAACGCAGGCCAACGTATCAATTGGTACAGGCACGGGTACAGCACAATCACCGACGATGATTTGGCGAGCATAGCCATTGGCAATGTAACGGTAGACGAAGATGTGGCACAGGTTACGCGACCTTCGAGGTAAGCTTAAGTGGCAATGTCCAGGAAAGTTTTACGGTAAACTATGCACCTCAGACCTGACGGCCAATGTTGGCCCCGACTATTCATCGGCAAGCGGAACTTTAAGCTTCCCTGCCGGCTCAGAAGATGGCGATACGCAAACATTCAATGTGTTTAATCAACAACGACCAGGTAGTTGAGAACGACGAAAGTTACCTGGTAACATTAAGTGAAATCAGCGGTGGAATTGTAAGCATCAGCCAAAATGTGCAACCGGAATAATCACCGATAACGATACGGCAGTGGTTTCCATCAACAGCCCAACGGCGGTAACCGAGGGGAATAATGTAGTATTTACTGTTTCAGTAGACAAAGCTGTTCAGGGCGGATTTACCGTAAACTACCAATCCAATGATGGTACCGCAACCGTTGCGGGCAGCGATTATACCGATCAGGATCGCAGCTAAGCTTCACGGGAACAGCAGGAGAATCGCATTCGATTACCGTTGCTACAAATAATGATGCAGTTGTTGAAGCGACAGAAACATTTAGTATTCTCCTGAATTCAATTTCCGACAACCATGGGCGTTGTAAATATTTCAGAAGAAAATAACCAGGGAACTGGAACCTTGTTGGATAATGACAATGCCGCAATTACAATTGCAGATGTGAGTGGAGCAGAAAACGATGGATATATTACTGTTACCCTGCTGCTTGATGCAGATGTTCAGGATGCATTTAATTTAAAGGTAAACACTGCAGATGAACAACGAGCTTGGGAGATTATACTGCAATTGTAAACCAACAATTAATTTCTTAGGCAATGCCGGAGAATCACAAACATTTGTAGTGTCACCGATAAACGATAATATTTTGGAAAATGACGAAACAGTTGTTGTTTCCATGTCTGATTTGTCAACACAATGTCCATTAATATTTCTGATAAAGCATTTGTTACCATTTTAAATGATGATTCCGCAGCATTAACCATCGACAGTGTTTCTGCTCTTGAAGGGAAAATATCACCCTTAGCCTTGAGTTAAGCAATGATGTGCAAGGTGATGTTGTTGTTGATGTATCATTTGTTAATACAACAACAGAACCTGGTGATTTTAATAGCGCAACACAGAGTTTCACTTTCTCAAATGGTGAAAAAGGAACAAAAGAAGTAGTCATTGCTACAATCGACGATGAAACACTGGAGCTGGACGAAACATTGTAGCAAATATTGCATTAACTTCAGGTACCTCCGTAGCCATTGCAGGAGTAAATGTAGATGAAGACGCCGGAGAGGCCATCTTTACCATCACCCTCAGCGGTAATGTACAGGATGCCTTTAGCGTAGATGTATCCACCGCCAGCGGGACAGCCCTTGCCGGCAGCGATTACACCTCCGGCAGCGCCACGCTGACCTTCAGCGGCGACAAGCTACAGGACCAGGATACCATCCACTTCGCGGTAGCCATAACAGACGACAGTTTGCTGGAAGCCACGGAAAGCTTCACCGCCGGATTAAGCAATATCAGCGGCGGTCTGGTAACGATAGCCGACACCACAGGCATCGCCAGCATAAGCGATAACGATGCGGCCTCCGTAGCCATTGCGGGAGTAAGTGTAGATGAAGACGCCGGAGAGGCCATCTTCACGATCACCCTCAGCGGTAATGTACAGGATGCCTTTAGCGTAGATGTATCCACCGCCAGCGGGACAGCCCTTGCCGGCAGCGATTACACCTCCGGCAGCGCCACGCTGACCTTCAGCGGCGACAAGCTACAGGACCAGGATACCATCCACTTCGCGGTAGCCATAACAGACGACAGTCTGCTGGAAGCCACGGAAAGCTTCACCGCCGGATTAAGCAATATCAGCGGCGGTCTGGTAACGATAGCCGACACCACAGCTATCGCCAGCATAAGCGATAACGATGCGGCCTCCGTAGCCATTGCAGGAGTAAATGTAGATGAAGACGCCGGAGAGGCCATCTTCACGATCACCCTCAGCGGTAATGTACAGGATGCCTTTAGCGTA
Above is a genomic segment from uncultured Draconibacterium sp. containing:
- a CDS encoding Calx-beta domain-containing protein; this translates as MWSIVEHQQYAGNRRGQPGDSHDNDNDSAELSVSDRSVSEGGNLLFTVALSGDVQGSFTIDYASNDVTASSIGSIDYAASTGSLSFSGTDGEIKTISISSTNNNILEPDESFELNFTDISNELVSLMPRLLVR
- a CDS encoding Calx-beta domain-containing protein, which gives rise to MTDNDTAVVSINSPTAVTEGNNVVFTVSVDKAVQGGFTVNYQSNDGTATVAGSDYTDQDRS
- a CDS encoding Calx-beta domain-containing protein; this translates as MTLSLELSNDVQGDVVVDVSFVNTTTEPGDFNSATQSFTFSNGEKGTKEVVIATIDDETLELDETL
- a CDS encoding Calx-beta domain-containing protein, producing MAGVNVDEDAGEAIFTITLSGNVQDAFSVDVSTASGTALAGSDYTSGSATLTFSGDKLQDQDTIHFAVAITDDSLLEATESFTAGLSNISGGLVTIADTTGIASISDNDAASVAIAGVSVDEDAGEAIFTITLSGNVQDAFSVDVSTASGTALAGSDYTSGSATLTFSGDKLQDQDTIHFAVAITDDSLLEATESFTAGLSNISGGLVTIADTTAIASISDNDAASVAIAGVNVDEDAGEAIFTITLSGNVQDAFSVDVSTASGTALAGSDYTSGSATLTFSGDKLQDQDTIHFAVAITDDSLLEATESFTAGLSNISGGLVTIADTTGIASISDNDAASVAIAGVNVDEDAGEAIFTITLSGNVQDAFSVDVSTASGTALAGSDYTAAPR